In the Taeniopygia guttata chromosome 12, bTaeGut7.mat, whole genome shotgun sequence genome, one interval contains:
- the LMOD3 gene encoding leiomodin-3, producing MNMSELGQNSDEDVCPEDIDEDEILANLSPEELKELQSEMEVMAPDPEIPTGMIQRDQTEKPPTGSFDHRSLVDYLYWQKASRRMLEDERVPVTLLPSERSAAEEMEGEAGSSGEVAGGRMPGTEGKERHYQNEHVSESRPQPGDTKKDRSDEERVVEENEKEEAEEEEEDDEEEEEEEENETELETKENYTNESSHINQISQKPGTEPGDIKEKPKENEKKISKLNIPQKLALDTSFMKLSARPSGNQTNLEDSLEKVRKNNPDVKELNLNNIENVPKEMLIDFVNAMKKNKNVKTFSLANVGADDNVAFALANMLRENRSITTLNIDSNFISGKGIVAIMRCLQYNETLTELRFHNQRGLLGHQAEMEIARLLKANNTLLKMGYHFELPGPRMVVTNLLSRNLDKQRQKRQEGQRQQQMKEQKELIAMLQNGLGLPPGMWEMLGVPLPQLRMQEPPQAPKPPVPAAVSLSKRQENTRPPAPEQPCREKPISFKVVKLKKTQRKPPVPEYVEPAEKTNLKDVIKTLKPIPRRRPPPLVEITPRDQLLNDIRQSNVAYLKPVPLPKQLE from the exons atGAACATGTCTGAACTTGGCCAAAACTCCGATGAAGACGTGTGTCCCGAGGACATTGATGAGGATGAAATCCTGGCTAACCTGTCCcctgaggagctgaaggagctgcagagcgAGATGGAAGTCATGGCCCCAGACCCTGAAATCCCAACTGGGATGATACAGAGGGATCAGACAGAGAAACCCCCCACGGGAAGCTTCGACCACAGGTCCCTGGTTGACTACCTGTACTGGCAGAAGGCATCCAGACGCATGCTCGAGGATGAGAGAGTTCCTGTCACCCTCTTGCCCTCTGAG AGAAGTGCTGCGGAGGAGATGGAAGGagaggctggcagcagtggtgaGGTGGCTGGCGGGAGGATGCCAGGaacagagggaaaggagagacATTACCAAAATGAGCACGTGTCTGAGTCAAGACCACAACCCGGGGACACAAAGAAAGACAGAAGTGATGAGGAGAGAGTGGTGGAGGAGAATGAGAAAGAagaagcagaggaggaagaggaagatgatgaagaggaagaagaagaagaagaaaatgagacTGAATTGGAAACAAAGGAGAATTACACCAATGAGAGCAGTCACATCAACCAGATAAGTCAGAAGCCAGGTACAGAACCAGGAGATATCAAAGAAAAGcctaaggaaaatgaaaagaaaatatcaaaattgAACATCCCCCAGAAGTTAGCGCTGGATACCAGCTTCATGAAACTAAGTGCCAGGCCCTCAGGAAATCAAACCAATTTAGAAGACAGTTTGGAGAAAGTCCGAAAAAACAACCCAGATGTGAAGGAGCTCAACCTGAACAACATAGAAAACGTCCCCAAGGAAATGCTGATAGATTTTGTCAACGCCATGAAAAAGAATAAGAACGTAAAAACGTTCAGCTTGGCCAACGTGGGGGCCGACGACAACGTGGCGTTCGCGCTGGCCAACATGCTGAGGGAGAACAGGAGCATCACCACCCTGAACATTGACTCCAACTTCATCTCTGGCAAAGGCATCGTGGCCATCATGCGCTGCCTGCAGTACAACGAGACGCTGACGGAGCTCCGCTTCCACAACCAGAGGGGCCTGCTGGGCCACCAGGCAGAGATGGAGATCGCCAGGCTGCTGAAAGCCAACAACACCCTCCTCAAAATGGGGTATCACTTCGAGCTGCCGGGGCCCAGGATGGTGGTGACCAACCTGCtcagcaggaacctggacaaGCAGAGGCAAAAGAGGCAAGAggggcaaaggcagcagcagatgaAAGAGCAGAAAGAGTTGATAGCCATGCTGCAGAATGGACTTGGGTTGCCTCCCGGGATGTGGGAAATGCTGGGAGTGCCACTGCCCCAGCTGAGGATGCAGGAGCCCCCACAAGCCCCTAAACCCCCCGTCCCTGCAGCTGTGTCACTGAGCAAGAGGCAGGAGAACACGAGGCCACCAGCACCCGAGCAGCCGTGCAGAGAGAAACCCATCAGCTTCAAAGTGGTCAAGCTGAAGAAGACTCAGCGCAAACCCCCCGTGCCAGAGTACGTGGAGCCTGCTGAGAAAACCAACCTCAAAGATGTCATCAAAACACTTAAACCAATTCCCAGGAGAAGACCCCCTCCCCTGGTAGAAATAACCCCCAGAGATCAGCTCCTCAACGACATCCGCCAGAGCAACGTCGCTTATCTCAAGCCG GTGCCGTTGCCAAAGCAGCTGGAGTGA
- the ARL6IP5 gene encoding PRA1 family protein 3: MEVQVAPLRAWDDFFPGSDRFALPDLKDISKWNNRVVSNLLYYQTNYLMVAAALVSIVGFLSPLNMLIGGTVVVLVFLGFVWMSHNKDVLRKLKKQYPTTFVLAIMLSSYFLISYLGDVMVFMFGITLPLLLMFVHASLRLRNIQNKLQNKMEGIGLKKTPMGFILDALEQQEDSINKLADYISKVKE; the protein is encoded by the exons atGGAGGTGCAGGTGGCCCCGCTGCGGGCTTGGGACGATTTCTTCCCCGGCTCGGATCGCTTCGCGCTGCCCGACCTTAAGGACATCTCGAAATGGAACAACCGCGTGGTCAGCAACCTGCTCTACTACCAGACCAACTACCTGATGGTGGCCGCCGCGCTCGTCTCCATCGTGGG GTTTCTGAGTCCCCTGAACATGCTCATTGGTGGCACTGTGGTGGTGCTGGTTTTCCTGGGCTTTGTGTGGATGTCACACAACAAGGATGTACTCCGCAAGCTGAAGAAGCAGTACCCAACCACTTTTGTGCTGGCCATCATGCTGTCTAGCTACTTCTTGATCTCCTACCTGGGAGATGTCATGGTGTTCATGTTTGGGATCACGCTTCCTCTTCTCT tgatgtttgtcCATGCTTCCCTGAGGCTCAGGAACATACAGAACAAGCTGCAGAACAAGATGGAGGGGATAGGCCTGAAGAAGACCCCCATGGGCTTCATACTGGATGCTCTAGAACAGCAAGAGGATAGTATCAACAAACTGGCTGACTACATATCTAAAGTGAAGGAGTAA